In endosymbiont of unidentified scaly snail isolate Monju, the following are encoded in one genomic region:
- a CDS encoding MinD/ParA family protein → MLASEGDMDQASGLRRMVAPGPVRAIAVTGGKGGVGKTNVSVNLGVALCEMGHRVMLLDADLGLANIDVVLGLHPEFDISHVLRGERSLEEVVIEGASGLKVVPGASGIQALSEMGPREHTGLIRAFSDMAADIDTLIVDTAAGISDTVLSFSRASHEIIVVVCDEPASITDAYAIIKLLNRDYGHYRFRILANMVRSAQEGRDLYNKMCRVTDRYLDVMLSFMGALPMDESLRKAVRVQRPVVQAFPRSRVAQGFRNLARKVESWPQPKGASGQVQFFVERLIQFSSEYGEVAP, encoded by the coding sequence ATGCTCGCGTCTGAAGGTGACATGGACCAGGCCAGCGGCCTGCGCCGCATGGTGGCTCCCGGCCCGGTACGCGCGATTGCAGTGACCGGTGGCAAGGGGGGAGTGGGCAAGACCAACGTCTCGGTCAACCTCGGTGTGGCGCTGTGCGAGATGGGGCACCGGGTGATGCTGCTGGATGCCGATCTGGGCCTGGCCAACATCGATGTGGTGTTGGGTCTCCACCCGGAGTTCGACATCTCGCACGTGCTGCGCGGCGAGCGCAGCCTGGAGGAAGTGGTGATCGAGGGGGCGTCCGGTCTCAAGGTGGTCCCCGGTGCCTCCGGCATCCAGGCGCTGTCGGAGATGGGGCCGCGCGAGCACACGGGATTGATCCGTGCCTTCTCCGACATGGCGGCTGACATCGACACCCTGATCGTGGACACCGCCGCCGGCATCTCCGACACGGTGCTGAGCTTCTCGCGCGCCTCGCACGAGATCATTGTGGTGGTGTGCGACGAGCCGGCCTCGATCACCGATGCCTACGCCATCATCAAGCTGCTCAACCGAGACTACGGCCACTACCGCTTCCGCATCCTCGCCAACATGGTGCGCAGCGCGCAGGAGGGGCGCGATCTCTACAACAAGATGTGCCGTGTCACTGACCGCTACCTGGATGTGATGCTCAGTTTCATGGGCGCGCTGCCGATGGATGAGAGCCTGCGCAAGGCAGTGCGTGTGCAGCGCCCGGTGGTGCAGGCCTTCCCGCGTTCGCGGGTGGCCCAGGGTTTCCGCAACCTGGCCCGCAAGGTCGAGTCCTGGCCCCAGCCCAAGGGGGCCAGCGGACAGGTGCAGTTTTTTGTCGAACGACTCATTCAGTTTTCCAGTGAATACGGGGAGGTGGCGCCATGA
- the flhF gene encoding flagellar biosynthesis protein FlhF gives MKIKRFVAPDMRQALRMVRETLGEDAVILSNKSTDEGVELTAAVDLVSEADVETATPPAARRGTSTGQIPRGRRQAPAASDPRPAEHDELQAMREEMQNLRRWLQAELASMSWHDLGQRAPQAQALFEKLMRLGLAADLAQDLLQRVADIEEPTQAWRKALFLLAGEIPTCDQGILERGGVLALVGPTGVGKTTSIAKIAARFALRHGHRNIGLISTDNFRIGARDQLHTYGRILNVPVRTADDPDSMRDAIDSLSDRRLILIDTAGMGSDSERFELQIETLQAAGSRLTTLLTLSATTEGAALERAVALFSACRPDACMLTKLDEAGSLGAAISAVIHAGLPLAWLADGQRVPEDLQAARAMPLVERAAELLERHPGECDPTYLALSYKGGRANARV, from the coding sequence ATGAAGATAAAGCGATTCGTGGCACCGGACATGCGCCAGGCGTTGCGCATGGTACGCGAGACCCTCGGCGAGGATGCGGTCATCCTCTCCAACAAGAGCACCGACGAAGGCGTAGAACTCACCGCTGCGGTGGACCTGGTGAGCGAGGCGGACGTCGAGACCGCAACGCCCCCTGCCGCGCGGCGGGGGACATCGACCGGGCAGATCCCACGGGGACGCCGGCAAGCGCCTGCCGCCAGCGATCCTCGTCCGGCAGAGCACGACGAACTCCAGGCCATGCGCGAGGAGATGCAGAACCTGCGGCGCTGGTTGCAGGCCGAGCTGGCGAGCATGAGCTGGCACGATCTCGGGCAGCGTGCCCCGCAGGCACAGGCCCTGTTCGAGAAGCTGATGCGCCTGGGGCTGGCGGCCGACCTGGCGCAGGACCTGTTGCAGCGTGTGGCTGATATCGAAGAGCCGACACAGGCCTGGCGCAAGGCCCTGTTCCTGCTTGCCGGCGAGATCCCCACCTGCGACCAGGGCATCCTCGAGCGCGGTGGCGTGCTCGCCCTGGTGGGGCCGACCGGCGTGGGCAAGACCACCAGCATCGCCAAGATCGCGGCACGTTTTGCGCTGCGCCACGGCCATCGCAACATCGGCCTGATCAGTACCGACAACTTCCGCATCGGCGCGCGCGACCAGCTGCATACCTACGGCCGTATCCTCAACGTGCCCGTGCGCACTGCTGACGATCCCGACAGCATGCGCGATGCCATCGACTCGCTGTCTGACCGGCGGTTGATCCTCATCGACACCGCCGGCATGGGCAGTGACAGTGAGCGTTTCGAGTTGCAGATCGAGACCCTGCAGGCTGCCGGCTCCCGGCTCACCACCCTGCTCACTCTGTCGGCGACCACCGAGGGCGCGGCGCTGGAACGCGCGGTGGCGCTGTTCTCGGCCTGTCGTCCGGACGCCTGCATGCTCACCAAACTGGATGAGGCCGGCAGCCTGGGTGCAGCGATCTCGGCGGTGATCCACGCCGGCCTGCCGCTGGCCTGGCTGGCCGACGGCCAGCGCGTGCCCGAAGATTTGCAGGCGGCGCGCGCCATGCCCCTGGTCGAGCGTGCCGCCGAGCTGCTCGAACGGCATCCCGGCGAATGCGATCCAACCTATCTTGCCCTGTCCTACAAGGGGGGCCGTGCCAATGCTCGCGTCTGA
- the flhA gene encoding flagellar biosynthesis protein FlhA, which produces MEAILANMKQVGARGLGAPLVILMLLAMIVLPLPPFLLDLFFTFNIALSLVVLLVVVYALRPLDFGLFPSILLVATLLRLALNVASTRVVLLEGHNGGDAAGKVIEAFGAFVIGGNYAVGLVVFMILVIINFVVVTKGAGRVSEVSARFTLDAMPGKQMAIDADLNAGLIDQDEARRRREDVTREADFYGAMDGASKFVRGDAIAGILILLINIVGGLAIGMGQHGLDMGTALHNYVLLTIGDGLVAQIPSLLLSTAAAIIVTRVSSSEDMGSQVGKQLVDNPRALGIAAGIIGMLGLIPGMPNLVFLLLGGTLGGTAWMVARRQAQPETVDENELPVPVESESSETRELSWDDVQPVDIIGLEVGYRLIPLVDRSQGGQLMNRIKGVRKKLSQELGFLIQPVHIRDNLDLGPNAYRISLHGLPVGEAEVFPDRELAINPGKVFGELQGTPTTDPAFGLEAVWIDPAQRDHAQTLGYTVVDASTVVATHLSELLQRHAHELLGHEEVQQLLDNLAQVAPKLVEDLVPKLLPLTTVLRVLQNLLAEHVSIRDIRTIAETLAEEAPRSQDADALTAAVRVALSRAIVQQVAGNVEEIPVIVLEPGLERLLQQALTSAGEDSAGIEPGLLEQIQVALADAARQQEMNGQAAILLVAAAIRPWMARFVRQSVPGMHVLSYNEIPDNRKIQVIHTIGRDPAQG; this is translated from the coding sequence ATGGAAGCGATACTCGCCAACATGAAACAGGTCGGCGCGCGCGGCCTGGGGGCGCCCCTGGTCATCCTGATGCTGCTGGCGATGATCGTCCTGCCGCTGCCGCCCTTTCTGCTCGACCTGTTCTTCACCTTCAACATCGCGCTGTCGCTGGTAGTGCTGCTGGTGGTGGTCTATGCCCTGCGCCCACTGGATTTCGGGCTCTTTCCCTCCATCCTGCTGGTCGCCACCCTACTGCGTCTGGCGCTCAACGTGGCCTCCACCCGGGTCGTGCTGCTCGAGGGCCACAACGGCGGGGATGCCGCCGGCAAGGTGATCGAGGCCTTCGGTGCCTTTGTCATCGGGGGCAACTACGCGGTCGGTCTGGTGGTGTTCATGATCCTGGTGATCATCAACTTCGTGGTGGTGACCAAGGGTGCGGGCCGGGTCTCCGAGGTCTCCGCACGTTTCACCCTGGACGCCATGCCGGGCAAGCAGATGGCCATCGACGCGGATCTCAATGCCGGGCTGATCGACCAGGACGAGGCGCGTCGCCGGCGTGAGGACGTGACCCGCGAGGCCGATTTCTACGGTGCCATGGACGGTGCCTCCAAGTTTGTGCGTGGTGATGCGATCGCCGGCATCCTGATCCTGCTGATCAACATCGTCGGTGGGCTGGCCATCGGCATGGGACAGCACGGCCTGGACATGGGCACGGCGCTGCACAACTACGTATTGCTGACCATCGGCGACGGCCTGGTCGCGCAGATCCCCTCGCTGCTGCTGTCCACCGCTGCGGCGATCATCGTCACCCGGGTCTCGAGTTCCGAGGACATGGGCAGCCAGGTCGGCAAGCAACTGGTGGACAATCCGCGCGCGCTGGGCATCGCCGCCGGCATCATCGGCATGCTGGGTCTGATCCCCGGCATGCCCAACCTGGTGTTCCTGCTGCTCGGCGGGACCCTGGGCGGGACCGCCTGGATGGTGGCGCGACGCCAGGCGCAACCCGAGACGGTGGACGAGAACGAGCTGCCGGTGCCGGTGGAGTCCGAGTCGTCCGAGACCCGCGAGCTGAGTTGGGACGACGTGCAGCCGGTGGACATCATCGGCCTCGAGGTTGGTTACCGCCTGATCCCGCTGGTCGATCGCAGCCAGGGTGGTCAGCTCATGAACCGCATCAAGGGTGTGCGCAAGAAACTGTCGCAGGAACTGGGTTTCCTGATTCAGCCGGTGCACATCCGCGACAACCTCGATCTCGGACCCAATGCCTACCGTATCAGCCTGCATGGGCTGCCGGTGGGTGAGGCCGAGGTCTTCCCCGATCGCGAACTGGCGATCAATCCCGGCAAGGTGTTTGGCGAACTGCAGGGCACACCCACGACCGATCCGGCCTTCGGCCTGGAGGCGGTATGGATCGATCCCGCGCAACGCGATCACGCGCAGACCCTCGGCTACACCGTGGTCGATGCCAGCACCGTGGTCGCCACTCACCTGAGCGAGCTGTTGCAGCGTCATGCCCATGAGCTGCTCGGCCACGAGGAAGTACAGCAACTGCTCGACAACCTGGCGCAGGTCGCGCCCAAGCTGGTCGAGGACCTGGTGCCCAAGCTGCTGCCCCTGACCACGGTGCTGCGCGTGTTGCAGAACCTGCTCGCCGAGCACGTGAGCATCCGCGACATCCGCACCATCGCCGAAACCCTGGCGGAGGAGGCCCCCCGGAGTCAGGATGCCGACGCCCTGACCGCCGCCGTGCGGGTCGCCCTGAGCCGGGCCATCGTCCAGCAAGTCGCTGGAAACGTGGAAGAAATTCCTGTCATCGTGCTCGAGCCGGGATTGGAACGCCTCTTGCAACAGGCATTGACGAGCGCAGGAGAAGACAGTGCCGGGATCGAACCCGGTCTGCTCGAACAGATCCAGGTGGCGCTGGCCGACGCGGCGCGACAGCAGGAGATGAACGGGCAGGCAGCGATCCTCCTGGTGGCCGCGGCGATCCGTCCCTGGATGGCCCGCTTCGTCCGCCAGAGCGTGCCCGGGATGCACGTCCTCTCCTACAACGAGATACCGGATAACCGGAAGATCCAGGTGATCCACACCATCGGACGGGATCCGGCACAGGGTTAA
- the flhB gene encoding flagellar biosynthesis protein FlhB, which yields MAENQDGQEKSHDPTSKRLNDARKKGQVPRSRELNTAALTLVGVATMMLMGGHFGSGFQAQFRQHLALRRADVFDPHALLAHLVTAIQDALLMLAPFFAVMMVVAIAASVALGGFNLSIEAMQPKFSKLDPIKGLKRIFGPKGLMELLKSLAKFLLVSLVTAWVLWAWRDDILGLGSHDPGQALVEGLSLVGWAALLIASTMILMAIIDVPFQLWQHKKELKMTLQEVRDEMKETEGRPEVRGRIRQLQREMAQRRMMQEVPKADVIVTNPTHYAVALRYDPERMRAPLLIAKGKDLVAAQIREIGDAHAIPIIEAPVLARAIYFHTELNETIPAQLFLAVAQLLAYVFQLRAWREEGGEPPQPPEDFPVPEDFRHD from the coding sequence ATGGCGGAGAACCAGGACGGCCAGGAGAAGTCGCACGACCCCACATCCAAGCGCCTGAACGATGCGCGCAAGAAGGGGCAGGTGCCGCGTTCGCGCGAGCTCAACACCGCGGCGCTCACCCTGGTGGGCGTGGCCACCATGATGCTCATGGGCGGGCACTTCGGCAGTGGCTTCCAGGCCCAGTTTCGCCAGCACCTGGCGTTGCGCCGTGCGGACGTGTTCGATCCCCACGCCCTGCTGGCGCACCTGGTCACCGCCATCCAGGATGCCCTGCTCATGCTGGCTCCCTTTTTCGCGGTGATGATGGTGGTGGCCATCGCCGCCTCGGTGGCGCTCGGGGGCTTCAACCTGAGTATCGAGGCGATGCAGCCCAAGTTCTCCAAGCTCGATCCCATCAAGGGGCTCAAGCGCATCTTCGGCCCCAAGGGGCTGATGGAGCTGCTCAAGTCGCTGGCCAAGTTCCTGCTGGTGTCCCTGGTCACCGCCTGGGTGCTCTGGGCCTGGCGCGACGATATCCTGGGCCTGGGCAGCCACGACCCCGGGCAGGCGTTGGTCGAGGGACTGTCACTGGTCGGCTGGGCCGCGCTGCTGATCGCTTCGACCATGATCCTGATGGCGATCATCGACGTGCCCTTCCAGCTCTGGCAGCACAAGAAGGAACTGAAGATGACCTTGCAGGAAGTGCGCGACGAGATGAAGGAGACCGAGGGGCGGCCCGAGGTGCGCGGGCGCATCCGCCAGTTGCAGCGCGAGATGGCGCAGCGGCGCATGATGCAGGAGGTGCCCAAGGCCGATGTCATTGTCACCAACCCGACCCACTACGCGGTGGCATTGCGCTACGACCCGGAGCGCATGCGCGCGCCCCTGCTGATCGCCAAGGGCAAGGACCTGGTCGCAGCGCAGATCCGCGAGATCGGCGACGCCCATGCCATCCCGATAATCGAGGCGCCGGTACTGGCGCGCGCCATCTATTTCCATACCGAACTGAACGAGACCATCCCGGCGCAGCTGTTCCTGGCTGTGGCGCAACTGCTGGCCTACGTGTTCCAGCTTCGCGCCTGGCGCGAGGAGGGCGGCGAGCCGCCGCAGCCGCCGGAAGACTTCCCGGTGCCGGAGGACTTCCGGCATGACTGA
- the fliR gene encoding flagellar biosynthetic protein FliR, which translates to MGSLQFTDAQLQQWLADFFWPFVRIGAALMVAPVFSVRQVPARWRVLLAVLITLLLQPLIPSSPVVDVFGAEGVMIALQQVGIGAMMGFVLQLAFNALVFGGQAMAYSMGLGFAHMMDPANGVQVPVVSQYWLILAMLAFLLGNGHLLLLGSVAQSFYLLPVAFDGLSRAGLWGVVSWSSRLFAAGLLMALPVIVALLLINIGMGVVSRAAPQLNIFSIGFPIILLAGFLVIWLTLPQVMRGFDQLVNEALGLGVTLLQAR; encoded by the coding sequence ATGGGAAGCTTGCAATTCACCGACGCCCAACTGCAACAATGGCTGGCTGATTTCTTCTGGCCTTTCGTGCGTATCGGTGCCGCCTTGATGGTTGCGCCGGTGTTCAGCGTGCGCCAGGTGCCGGCGCGCTGGCGGGTGTTGCTGGCGGTGTTGATCACCCTGTTGCTGCAGCCGTTGATTCCATCCTCGCCGGTGGTCGATGTGTTCGGCGCCGAGGGGGTGATGATCGCACTGCAACAGGTCGGCATCGGGGCCATGATGGGCTTCGTGCTGCAACTTGCCTTCAACGCCCTGGTGTTCGGCGGACAGGCGATGGCCTACAGCATGGGCCTGGGCTTTGCGCACATGATGGACCCGGCCAACGGCGTACAGGTGCCGGTGGTTTCGCAATACTGGCTGATTCTGGCCATGCTGGCCTTTCTGCTGGGCAACGGGCATCTGTTGCTGCTCGGCAGCGTGGCGCAGAGCTTCTACCTGTTGCCGGTGGCGTTCGACGGCCTGAGCCGTGCCGGGCTCTGGGGCGTGGTGAGCTGGTCCTCGCGGCTGTTCGCCGCCGGCCTGCTGATGGCCCTGCCGGTGATCGTTGCCCTGCTGCTGATCAATATCGGCATGGGCGTGGTGTCGCGCGCGGCGCCGCAACTCAACATCTTTTCCATCGGCTTCCCCATCATCCTGCTGGCTGGCTTCCTGGTGATATGGCTCACGCTGCCGCAGGTCATGCGGGGGTTCGATCAGCTGGTGAACGAGGCATTGGGCCTCGGCGTGACGCTGTTGCAGGCGAGGTGA
- the fliQ gene encoding flagellar biosynthesis protein FliQ gives MDADSVITIGREAMEVTMLLAAPILLISLAVGLLIAMFQAATQINEMTLSFVPKLIAVALVLMATGPWLLRQITGFTQRLIENIPYMIG, from the coding sequence ATGGACGCGGATTCGGTCATCACCATCGGGCGAGAGGCCATGGAGGTCACCATGCTGCTGGCCGCGCCCATCCTGCTGATCTCGCTGGCGGTGGGTCTGCTGATCGCCATGTTCCAGGCGGCGACCCAGATCAACGAGATGACGCTGAGCTTCGTGCCCAAGCTGATTGCGGTGGCGCTGGTGCTGATGGCCACCGGGCCCTGGTTGTTGCGCCAGATCACCGGCTTCACCCAGCGCCTGATCGAGAACATACCGTACATGATCGGTTAG
- the fliP gene encoding flagellar type III secretion system pore protein FliP (The bacterial flagellar biogenesis protein FliP forms a type III secretion system (T3SS)-type pore required for flagellar assembly.) gives MKRLICLLPVVAQAAPGIDALTVSPDGQGGQTWTLSIQVLLLMTALSLLPAALMLMTSFTRIVIVLSILRQALGTAQTPSNQVLVGIALFLTFFIMSPVFNKVYDQALGPYLAEQISAQQALERAREPVREFMLAQTRDDDLALFARIAGEAGFERHEDVPFSLLMPAFATSELKTAFQIGFLLFIPFLVIDLVVASVLMSMGMMMFSPLIISLPFKIMLFVLVDGWAMVMGTLATSFYV, from the coding sequence ATGAAGCGCCTGATCTGCCTGCTGCCTGTCGTGGCGCAGGCCGCACCAGGCATCGACGCCCTGACCGTCAGCCCGGACGGGCAGGGTGGCCAGACCTGGACCTTGAGCATCCAGGTGCTGTTGCTGATGACGGCGCTGTCGCTGTTGCCGGCGGCACTGATGCTGATGACCTCGTTCACCCGCATCGTGATCGTGCTGTCCATCCTGCGCCAGGCGCTGGGTACCGCGCAGACGCCATCGAACCAGGTGCTGGTCGGTATTGCCCTGTTTCTCACCTTCTTCATCATGTCGCCGGTGTTCAACAAGGTGTACGACCAGGCGCTGGGTCCCTACCTGGCAGAGCAGATCAGCGCGCAACAGGCACTGGAGCGGGCGCGCGAGCCGGTGCGCGAATTCATGCTGGCGCAGACTCGCGACGACGACCTGGCGCTGTTCGCGCGCATCGCCGGCGAGGCCGGTTTCGAGCGTCACGAGGATGTGCCCTTCAGTCTGCTGATGCCGGCCTTTGCCACCAGTGAACTGAAGACCGCATTCCAGATCGGTTTTCTATTGTTCATCCCCTTCCTGGTCATCGACCTGGTAGTGGCCAGTGTGCTGATGTCGATGGGCATGATGATGTTCTCGCCCCTGATCATCTCGCTGCCGTTCAAGATCATGCTGTTCGTGCTGGTCGATGGTTGGGCCATGGTGATGGGCACTCTGGCAACGAGTTTCTACGTGTGA
- the fliO gene encoding flagellar biosynthetic protein FliO, producing MRQLPFLSSLIAPAAWAAVPPAPAPDADLGGQLVQTAGGLVVVLGVLLGLAWLVKRYLSTPGIGGKSRVQVLGGASLGPRERAVIVEVEGERLLLGVAQGNVRLLHVLRKTDQDFATHLREAGEETA from the coding sequence ATGCGACAGCTGCCGTTCCTCTCCAGCCTGATCGCCCCGGCAGCCTGGGCCGCGGTGCCGCCAGCTCCGGCACCCGATGCCGATCTGGGCGGACAGCTTGTGCAGACTGCTGGCGGCCTGGTGGTGGTGCTGGGGGTATTGCTGGGACTTGCCTGGCTGGTCAAGCGTTACCTGAGCACCCCGGGTATCGGCGGCAAGTCGCGGGTGCAGGTGCTCGGCGGAGCGTCGCTGGGACCGCGTGAACGCGCGGTGATCGTCGAAGTCGAGGGCGAGCGCCTGCTGCTCGGTGTGGCCCAGGGCAACGTGCGCTTGCTGCACGTGCTGCGCAAGACCGATCAGGACTTTGCCACGCACCTGCGCGAAGCCGGGGAGGAGACGGCATGA